A single Endozoicomonas sp. NE40 DNA region contains:
- a CDS encoding TnsD family Tn7-like transposition protein has protein sequence MILKFPRPYPDETFYSWIARYHERSANYFASSTLESIYNSSTGCAVYGLPTGLQTFCNQLQPLMSYKLEDIILHHTSLPYHSSSLPKKRIQVASERMSENLNSDVQGILGTLGSKVKEFRYLRYCENCLEQDIKDYDEPYWHRVHQLPGVLVCPHHHSPTLNSLVDKQHLKSPLYISAATSAKPNVLQKKVITDPRLIKIAQESHKLVSKFHRPITSAHYRPNLIRLGFNKGSVINQAKLEDAFSSYWEEPLLQHLGVVADFNSEFSWLKFMTRRTRAGLQSHPLEHILFRLFLNKKRIKLSTTPGKSEVQENYPCPNKFCTVPDENSAKVKRTYKYNKSGPVYAEIHCPCGFRFTSRVDAKKLYTSNVLSFGDAWEKQFIEYVNEDHSIHRLEQLMSVTRPVIKKKAIELGLSPKWLSQVKKKKPSLFMEKRAKQHKKRYLSYRQKYPNATDIELRKKISSSIKFLLRYERDWFDSHKPKAKTPPKKTLVDWNKRDSYYLKEAQNIVAELLKAPGKPQRITPYLISKIMGENNIFSKIPDKIPKTMTYLTKACDRGDFITRKFRWAARQLYQQGKPITRNNILQKSAVRYTASEIHEALLEELISNETTHQLPKDGSPSS, from the coding sequence ATGATACTAAAATTCCCACGACCATATCCTGATGAAACATTTTATAGCTGGATCGCTCGTTATCATGAGCGATCGGCAAATTATTTTGCATCAAGTACGCTTGAAAGTATCTATAACTCAAGTACAGGCTGTGCCGTTTACGGCCTTCCGACAGGACTCCAGACTTTCTGCAATCAGCTACAACCATTAATGTCTTACAAGCTTGAAGATATCATTCTCCACCACACATCACTGCCCTACCATTCATCATCTTTACCAAAAAAACGCATACAGGTAGCTTCAGAAAGAATGTCAGAAAATCTAAATTCTGATGTGCAGGGAATTCTGGGAACGCTTGGCTCAAAGGTAAAAGAATTCCGCTATCTTCGATATTGCGAAAACTGCCTTGAGCAGGACATTAAAGACTACGATGAACCTTACTGGCACAGAGTTCACCAATTACCCGGGGTATTAGTCTGCCCGCATCACCACAGCCCTACGTTAAATTCTTTGGTAGATAAACAGCACCTGAAAAGCCCCCTCTATATTAGTGCTGCAACAAGTGCCAAACCTAATGTGTTACAGAAAAAAGTAATCACCGATCCCAGACTGATTAAAATCGCCCAAGAGAGCCATAAGCTGGTCTCTAAATTTCACCGCCCAATCACTTCTGCCCATTACCGGCCAAACCTTATCAGGCTCGGCTTTAATAAAGGTTCTGTGATAAATCAGGCAAAGCTGGAAGATGCGTTCTCTTCTTACTGGGAGGAACCACTCTTACAACACCTTGGAGTGGTTGCCGATTTTAACAGTGAGTTCAGCTGGCTGAAGTTCATGACACGAAGAACCAGAGCCGGTCTTCAGTCTCATCCCTTGGAACATATCCTCTTCAGGCTTTTCCTGAACAAGAAGCGGATAAAACTAAGTACCACGCCAGGCAAATCTGAAGTTCAGGAAAACTATCCATGTCCAAATAAGTTCTGCACAGTCCCCGACGAAAATAGCGCCAAAGTCAAAAGAACTTATAAATACAACAAGTCCGGACCGGTTTATGCTGAAATCCATTGCCCCTGCGGCTTCCGCTTTACCAGTCGGGTTGATGCCAAAAAACTTTATACAAGCAATGTCCTGAGCTTCGGTGATGCCTGGGAGAAGCAGTTTATTGAATATGTAAACGAAGACCACTCAATACACAGGCTTGAACAGCTGATGTCTGTAACCCGTCCTGTTATCAAAAAAAAGGCGATAGAGCTTGGCCTATCCCCAAAATGGCTTTCTCAGGTTAAAAAGAAGAAACCAAGCCTGTTTATGGAGAAAAGAGCCAAACAGCACAAAAAACGCTATCTCAGCTATCGCCAGAAGTACCCAAATGCAACGGATATAGAACTTAGAAAGAAAATCAGCAGCTCTATTAAATTTCTGCTGCGTTACGAACGGGATTGGTTTGACAGCCACAAACCAAAGGCCAAAACACCGCCAAAGAAAACCTTGGTAGACTGGAACAAAAGAGATTCCTACTACCTCAAAGAAGCCCAAAACATTGTTGCAGAACTCCTGAAAGCGCCAGGCAAACCTCAGCGTATAACCCCCTACTTGATCAGCAAAATCATGGGTGAGAACAATATTTTTTCAAAAATTCCTGACAAAATCCCAAAAACCATGACCTATCTGACCAAAGCATGTGACCGGGGTGATTTTATCACCAGAAAATTCCGCTGGGCGGCAAGGCAGCTTTACCAGCAGGGTAAGCCAATAACCCGAAATAATATCCTTCAAAAATCAGCTGTTCGTTATACTGCTTCAGAGATTCATGAAGCTCTGCTGGAAGAACTTATCAGCAATGAAACGACGCATCAGCTCCCGAAAGATGGCTCCCCTTCGTCTTGA
- a CDS encoding ATP-binding protein, with protein sequence MSSDNNHTDRREDDQRVFFNAVKSGKIAPPIFFKFSKSGKKALIAQYTDYRKISPYSTSIFAQALPPVLSNDDFIRYANFFPDPFDESVKSLNYDEKHVRIQSISKLFRVTNKSLEVFRSISTAIRDSYTDKVHDGEIQNSRGGLTVYGISSQGKTFSTNFSLSYFPQIIIHLDPPSQADSTTKTKLSESKENITPSNPSQETAKDSPISCEWNDGSSAYRCGNAANPDSEYVIQVTWLKVICPSTGGPISLCNNILAAVDSLLGTHYADRFKRSLGYRTELDVKVYINRVKQMIKDIHLGILVIDEIQFLAHSELKQQLADFLVELSDEIGIPICLIGTLEVIAAFNKLSFSFKSKLTKYGDTYFEPFQPENQKAPPEYKALIRFLFKRYQIGKHPVSIEEFDAQEKAVSSANKNSKVSSITDTFYHETGGITQYTIYLFIFLQQHINLLEGQAERAANKSNSKSPKPIKTTQALISKTAKQSFQINREYIDAIISGNKKELQKKKDIDFRKFRLDEVSKKFEPDVDINKAQEQYEKNIEIPSKLKSTLMSFDAPEDIADKAIKAVMDTYNSETESESEFELIAKAIELCKKLTKKPNKPVQLSPDIDRADIDLSKLKDELTAIRAFCDEQKENKSPEAVPSILHKHGLGFNLETELDL encoded by the coding sequence ATGAGTAGTGATAACAACCACACCGACAGAAGAGAGGATGACCAGCGAGTTTTCTTCAATGCTGTAAAATCTGGAAAAATAGCCCCACCTATATTTTTCAAATTCTCAAAATCTGGAAAAAAAGCACTGATAGCTCAATATACAGATTACAGAAAAATAAGCCCCTACAGCACCTCAATTTTTGCTCAGGCCCTTCCGCCAGTTCTATCTAATGACGACTTTATACGGTATGCAAATTTTTTTCCTGATCCTTTTGATGAGAGTGTTAAATCACTAAACTACGATGAAAAGCATGTCAGAATACAATCAATCTCAAAACTATTCAGAGTTACGAATAAAAGCCTTGAGGTCTTTCGATCAATTAGTACCGCTATTAGAGATAGCTACACAGATAAAGTGCACGATGGTGAAATCCAAAATTCACGAGGTGGCTTAACTGTCTATGGAATAAGTAGTCAGGGTAAAACTTTTTCAACAAACTTTAGTCTGTCTTATTTTCCCCAAATCATTATACATTTAGATCCTCCCTCCCAAGCTGATAGCACAACTAAAACCAAACTATCTGAATCAAAAGAGAACATTACCCCATCAAACCCTTCACAGGAAACCGCTAAAGACAGCCCCATATCCTGCGAATGGAATGATGGCTCATCCGCTTATCGATGCGGCAATGCAGCCAACCCAGACTCGGAATATGTCATCCAAGTCACATGGTTAAAGGTCATCTGCCCATCAACGGGTGGGCCAATCAGTCTTTGCAACAATATATTAGCGGCTGTAGATTCACTTCTTGGTACTCATTATGCCGATAGATTTAAAAGGAGCCTGGGCTACAGAACTGAGCTGGATGTAAAAGTCTACATCAACCGCGTAAAACAGATGATTAAAGATATTCACCTTGGAATATTGGTCATAGATGAAATACAGTTTTTAGCTCACAGCGAGTTAAAGCAACAACTGGCGGATTTTTTAGTTGAACTGAGTGATGAGATTGGCATACCTATTTGTCTCATTGGCACTCTGGAGGTTATTGCTGCTTTCAACAAACTATCCTTCTCCTTCAAGTCAAAACTTACAAAATATGGTGACACCTACTTTGAACCCTTTCAGCCAGAAAACCAAAAAGCACCTCCTGAGTATAAAGCGTTGATTAGGTTTTTATTTAAGCGTTATCAAATAGGAAAACATCCTGTAAGCATTGAAGAATTTGATGCGCAAGAAAAAGCCGTCAGTTCAGCAAACAAAAATTCTAAAGTGTCATCGATAACCGACACTTTTTATCACGAAACCGGAGGCATAACTCAATATACAATTTATCTGTTTATTTTCCTTCAGCAGCACATCAACTTACTTGAGGGTCAGGCTGAGAGGGCTGCAAACAAAAGTAATAGTAAATCTCCAAAGCCCATAAAAACAACCCAGGCTTTAATTTCAAAAACAGCCAAGCAGTCCTTCCAGATCAACAGGGAATATATTGATGCAATCATTAGTGGCAACAAGAAAGAGTTACAAAAAAAGAAAGACATAGATTTCAGAAAGTTCCGTTTAGATGAAGTATCAAAAAAATTTGAACCGGACGTAGACATCAACAAAGCTCAAGAACAATATGAAAAAAATATCGAAATCCCATCTAAATTAAAATCCACCCTAATGAGCTTCGACGCACCAGAAGATATAGCCGACAAAGCCATTAAAGCCGTCATGGATACCTACAACAGCGAGACCGAGAGCGAGAGCGAATTTGAGCTTATTGCAAAAGCTATCGAACTTTGTAAAAAACTCACCAAAAAACCAAACAAACCTGTACAGCTATCCCCAGACATCGATCGAGCCGATATTGATCTGAGCAAGCTAAAAGATGAGTTAACAGCAATTCGCGCTTTCTGTGATGAGCAAAAAGAAAATAAATCACCGGAAGCTGTCCCAAGCATTCTTCATAAACATGGGTTAGGATTTAATCTTGAGACGGAACTCGATCTATAA
- a CDS encoding type I-F CRISPR-associated protein Csy2 encodes MPLSATSDNIELYLLIKNMQINRANAMPCPYLTGLPSMYGLVGMGRNLVNHALQGSGLHFESIALCISSFHMSGSQKKYPGFSLQDMDRHQDVRVITARDSWFDASILVRVTVKNKEKVNTVRSWIEENKHLDELYSLKLCGGAVMYSSREPNITLLRAEEVKDVCQHLDGYFIADRIELCRSERLPEEDALDTLLRLIQNSKESGHGWLTPLNVGFISLGQPERRKNTRQFIGHSFAEPVLGLGRLFSACSVARSVCTSEPFFWKPFSKKFVVAGSI; translated from the coding sequence ATGCCATTATCGGCTACTTCAGACAACATTGAGCTTTATCTGTTAATAAAAAACATGCAGATTAATCGTGCCAATGCTATGCCGTGCCCTTATCTGACGGGTTTGCCATCGATGTACGGGTTGGTTGGAATGGGGCGAAATCTAGTTAATCATGCTCTTCAGGGGTCAGGCCTCCACTTCGAATCAATCGCTTTGTGCATTAGTTCGTTTCATATGTCTGGCAGTCAGAAGAAATATCCCGGTTTCTCTCTACAAGATATGGATAGACATCAGGATGTCAGAGTCATTACTGCGCGAGACAGCTGGTTTGATGCCTCCATACTCGTTCGAGTCACAGTGAAGAATAAAGAGAAAGTCAATACAGTTAGAAGCTGGATCGAAGAGAATAAGCACTTAGATGAACTTTACTCTCTAAAACTGTGCGGCGGTGCTGTCATGTACTCCAGTAGAGAACCGAATATTACCCTGCTGCGAGCAGAAGAAGTTAAGGACGTATGCCAGCACCTTGACGGATATTTTATTGCCGATCGAATTGAACTTTGCCGCTCAGAAAGGCTACCAGAAGAAGATGCTCTGGATACACTGCTGAGGCTCATCCAAAATAGCAAGGAATCTGGGCATGGCTGGCTAACGCCATTAAATGTTGGTTTTATCTCCCTTGGGCAGCCTGAAAGACGGAAGAATACTCGCCAGTTTATTGGGCATAGCTTTGCTGAACCAGTATTAGGGCTAGGTCGTTTATTTTCTGCATGCAGTGTTGCTCGCAGTGTTTGTACTAGTGAACCGTTCTTCTGGAAACCATTTTCTAAGAAATTTGTTGTAGCAGGGTCTATATAG
- a CDS encoding phytanoyl-CoA dioxygenase family protein has product MIISEDWKSEYKKNGYLIIKGGVDTRQGEFCSRLNRTLELQAKAIRVPVDDYLRAVCRWDSPNDIVQKFVRELKPKIQPLISSILDRSVEIVRASVIRKHYWAGKATHGHQDAGYWLKNASQAYDISSWIALEDVDESNGALKIIPASHLSGAEPQQDFLSKGFEDPADFWGDKSLTLSMSAGDILLFSPYLWHASHPCSKGRTRTAFVMRWAGIPPIYEAIDTIETEHDSATEFGMSTSGKLLSDSLMMLLQNKGYTATEKREDLICLVLKRNLTNILHDPVRANLALKKLLILTLAKQDHYGNDLGAGIWEEIRDSFVEPCKVLFGEKGDA; this is encoded by the coding sequence ATGATCATCAGTGAAGACTGGAAGTCTGAGTATAAGAAAAATGGTTATTTGATCATCAAAGGCGGAGTTGATACCAGACAAGGAGAGTTCTGTTCCCGCTTGAATCGAACTTTAGAGCTCCAGGCTAAAGCCATCAGAGTTCCAGTCGATGATTATCTCCGAGCTGTATGCAGGTGGGATTCACCCAATGATATCGTGCAGAAATTCGTTAGAGAACTTAAACCAAAAATCCAGCCTCTTATATCATCCATTTTGGATCGGTCGGTTGAAATCGTCAGAGCTTCTGTAATACGTAAACACTACTGGGCAGGAAAAGCTACTCATGGTCATCAAGATGCAGGGTATTGGTTAAAAAATGCTTCACAAGCATATGACATTAGTTCATGGATTGCACTGGAGGATGTTGATGAGTCCAATGGTGCTTTAAAAATCATTCCCGCAAGCCACCTTAGTGGTGCAGAACCTCAGCAGGATTTTTTGTCGAAAGGCTTTGAAGATCCAGCTGATTTCTGGGGTGACAAAAGTTTAACGCTAAGTATGTCCGCTGGGGATATTTTGCTGTTTTCTCCTTATCTTTGGCATGCCTCACACCCATGCAGCAAAGGCCGAACCCGAACCGCTTTTGTGATGAGATGGGCTGGAATCCCCCCTATCTATGAAGCTATCGATACAATAGAGACTGAGCATGATAGTGCCACTGAGTTCGGAATGTCTACATCAGGAAAACTGCTGTCGGACTCTTTAATGATGCTTTTACAAAATAAGGGCTATACCGCCACGGAGAAACGAGAAGATCTGATTTGCCTCGTTCTTAAAAGGAATCTGACCAATATACTACACGATCCTGTCCGTGCAAATTTGGCTTTGAAAAAGCTGTTAATCCTGACTCTTGCAAAGCAAGATCATTATGGGAATGACCTGGGAGCAGGCATATGGGAAGAAATTCGGGATTCTTTTGTTGAGCCATGCAAAGTATTGTTTGGAGAAAAGGGTGATGCATAA
- the cas6f gene encoding type I-F CRISPR-associated endoribonuclease Cas6/Csy4, whose product MAPRFFIELLQPESHDEFQTFHQTIIQALHDQSERFDDPFSDAKYRSWIGLSYPIYGQLELYERAEYAQDPHYRLHYAIKHPGKFLGNVVHCISSEPWRLEALISTTLPRSLSDDSCSVSEILSVPDDCEEVINKRDRRPERRSEKNKTKPSNRTFNIGSQKFSHNPSPLTEPVPRICNFSTSGKRKPLHICSRSSERRIDGWYSMYGLSRGGSTVPLVPVQNTLFLGLLSQDR is encoded by the coding sequence ATGGCACCACGTTTTTTTATTGAGCTATTACAGCCAGAATCACACGATGAGTTTCAAACATTTCATCAAACCATTATTCAGGCTTTACATGATCAATCCGAACGGTTCGATGATCCTTTCTCTGATGCCAAATATCGTTCATGGATCGGATTGTCATATCCCATATATGGTCAGCTCGAATTGTATGAAAGAGCTGAATATGCTCAAGATCCTCACTATCGTCTTCACTACGCCATTAAACACCCAGGAAAATTTCTCGGTAATGTTGTTCACTGTATTTCCTCTGAACCCTGGCGACTCGAAGCCCTGATTAGTACAACTTTACCCAGATCTTTGTCAGATGACAGTTGCTCTGTATCAGAAATTCTATCTGTGCCAGATGACTGCGAAGAAGTAATAAACAAGCGTGACAGAAGACCAGAAAGGCGATCTGAAAAAAATAAGACAAAACCGTCAAACCGCACATTTAACATTGGTTCGCAGAAATTCAGTCACAACCCTTCGCCTCTCACAGAACCAGTGCCTCGAATATGCAACTTCAGCACTAGCGGAAAACGCAAACCACTACACATATGTAGTCGTTCGAGTGAAAGACGCATTGATGGCTGGTATTCAATGTATGGGCTATCGAGAGGGGGTTCGACAGTGCCTTTAGTACCTGTGCAAAATACCCTTTTTCTCGGGTTGCTAAGTCAGGACCGTTAA
- a CDS encoding MATE family Na+-driven efflux transporter: MFSFQKIDYRLFFVLLLSNFIPVIYSTVRVYFLGSLPDTWGYSIAAQAAWLNLIYEVISEGLLFSLYFILGQVISQPKAFSERLSVALRVVVATFALFSVNILLFAEPIVLFMGQGGEQLTATVSYIRLESLALLLSSVYAVAMVVLVLQKREQLMYLLLALKTVLIVILDSLFVSQLPVSLQLGVNGVAWTNIVVNGVLVLASIMWLSRSGISIRAIPAYGQLNWVKNWMKISAKSGLESLVRNLAFMLMILKLVNEVQQAGVYWVTNQFIWGWLLLPVLALGNLIKQDAACCNGEIGSRFKGYCQLTALIALGWVLTMPAWEWFIRSVMGAPQAKQVAQLAFVLVVFYIVFAFNNILDSYFYGIGRTDLLLYQSLVVSGVYYSGAYILYSLGYFVPTLDSIAVLFGMGIVLDAAVTGFIFWYLVKHRRLGSIMFEHSRGGAL; the protein is encoded by the coding sequence ATGTTTTCTTTTCAAAAAATAGATTATCGACTTTTCTTTGTATTATTGCTTTCTAATTTTATCCCGGTTATTTACTCAACAGTAAGAGTGTATTTTTTGGGATCCCTTCCTGATACTTGGGGGTATAGCATTGCAGCTCAGGCAGCCTGGTTAAATCTGATCTACGAAGTGATTTCTGAAGGCTTACTATTCTCTCTGTATTTCATACTTGGGCAAGTCATCAGCCAGCCAAAAGCTTTTTCAGAGCGACTGAGCGTGGCGTTAAGGGTTGTTGTAGCAACCTTTGCTTTGTTCTCTGTAAACATACTGCTTTTTGCTGAACCCATTGTGTTATTTATGGGGCAAGGAGGGGAGCAGCTCACGGCTACAGTGAGCTATATCAGATTGGAAAGTCTTGCCTTGTTGCTTTCGTCGGTTTATGCAGTTGCGATGGTGGTACTAGTATTACAAAAGCGTGAGCAACTGATGTATTTGCTCTTGGCTCTTAAGACGGTTCTTATTGTTATTCTTGATAGCCTGTTTGTAAGTCAACTACCAGTGTCTCTTCAGCTGGGCGTGAATGGGGTGGCGTGGACCAATATTGTCGTCAATGGCGTGCTGGTTCTGGCATCAATTATGTGGCTGTCGAGATCGGGTATTTCCATCCGAGCAATTCCTGCATATGGCCAGTTGAACTGGGTAAAGAACTGGATGAAGATCAGTGCTAAATCGGGCTTGGAATCATTGGTCAGGAATCTGGCTTTTATGCTTATGATTCTGAAACTGGTTAATGAAGTTCAACAAGCCGGTGTTTATTGGGTGACTAATCAGTTTATCTGGGGGTGGTTGCTATTGCCTGTTTTGGCTCTGGGTAATCTGATCAAACAAGATGCTGCATGCTGTAACGGAGAAATTGGCTCTCGTTTCAAAGGGTATTGTCAGTTAACTGCGCTCATCGCTTTGGGGTGGGTTCTGACAATGCCCGCCTGGGAGTGGTTTATACGATCAGTTATGGGGGCGCCTCAGGCGAAACAGGTAGCGCAGCTGGCCTTTGTGTTGGTTGTTTTCTACATAGTGTTTGCTTTCAACAATATTCTGGACAGTTACTTTTATGGGATAGGGAGAACGGATTTATTGCTCTATCAATCACTGGTTGTGAGCGGTGTTTATTATAGTGGCGCTTATATTCTATACAGCCTTGGTTATTTTGTTCCAACGCTGGATTCTATCGCCGTCCTTTTCGGAATGGGGATTGTTTTAGATGCAGCGGTTACCGGTTTTATCTTCTGGTATCTTGTAAAGCACAGAAGGCTGGGCAGCATAATGTTTGAGCATTCAAGGGGGGGAGCATTATGA
- a CDS encoding type I-F CRISPR-associated protein Cas7f/Csy3, giving the protein MMALPNQLHADRSLVFGCGIADSKDSETGRIWTLHIPPPRDVKGPPSDAKSLKGRNDQNLDTPNIYQGEFIRNEPGDTLRIRFEGYIHRNAFKPKTPDKRIATKIKNFLNRMQQKGGLKVIARLMFTNLVTLLWLRKNNETFLLKRKLIFETNYFKHEFTLPDWQEGNISLEQVTASSPQAVNDCIEFIETRLYQCNIDRWFRVTAEIYTGHQMNIYPSQLMAVKPKTDSSNSKEKEGRLFLKGIDKETRCRNIPLFDERQILYALYTFDTWYAEGNNLDHINNNPSGFNYDKYKHFRDYQKGNCIFNYLEKLSKFTLRLRSIDDPEKIPGEMLYTATCLIRGGVFGDK; this is encoded by the coding sequence ATGATGGCTTTACCAAACCAGTTGCATGCAGACCGATCACTGGTATTCGGTTGTGGCATTGCTGATTCCAAGGACTCAGAAACAGGTAGAATCTGGACACTCCATATCCCGCCTCCCCGTGACGTTAAGGGCCCTCCTAGTGATGCTAAATCCCTCAAAGGCCGAAATGACCAAAATCTGGATACCCCCAATATTTATCAAGGGGAATTTATCAGAAATGAACCCGGGGACACGTTGCGCATCCGGTTTGAAGGCTACATCCATAGAAACGCTTTCAAACCGAAAACGCCAGATAAGCGAATAGCGACCAAAATAAAAAACTTTCTAAATCGCATGCAGCAAAAGGGTGGCTTGAAAGTCATCGCTCGCTTAATGTTTACTAATCTTGTTACTCTGCTGTGGCTCCGAAAAAACAACGAAACTTTTTTATTAAAAAGAAAATTAATATTTGAAACCAACTATTTTAAGCATGAGTTTACTCTGCCTGATTGGCAGGAGGGTAATATAAGCCTTGAGCAAGTAACAGCATCTTCCCCTCAGGCAGTTAATGACTGTATAGAGTTCATCGAGACAAGGTTATATCAATGTAATATTGATCGCTGGTTTCGAGTAACCGCTGAGATATATACGGGCCATCAAATGAATATCTATCCCAGTCAGTTAATGGCGGTCAAACCAAAGACGGACAGCAGTAATTCAAAAGAGAAAGAAGGCCGATTGTTTTTGAAGGGGATAGACAAAGAAACAAGGTGCCGGAATATTCCGCTGTTTGATGAGCGACAAATACTGTATGCACTCTATACTTTTGATACTTGGTATGCTGAAGGTAACAACCTTGACCATATCAATAACAACCCTTCCGGCTTTAATTATGATAAATATAAACACTTTCGTGACTATCAAAAAGGCAACTGTATCTTCAACTATCTGGAAAAACTGTCTAAGTTTACTCTAAGATTGAGGTCTATTGATGACCCTGAAAAAATTCCCGGCGAAATGCTTTATACCGCTACCTGCCTTATTAGAGGCGGCGTTTTTGGCGATAAATAG
- the sodB gene encoding superoxide dismutase [Fe]: MAFELPALPYARDALVPHISEETLDYHYGKHHNTYVVKLNGLVEGTELESKTLEEIIKTSEGGIFNNAAQTWNHTFYWNCMSPNGGGQPAGELAEAINKAFGSFDEFVAKFTDMAVNNFGSSWTWLVKNADGSVEIVNTSNAATPLTTDQKPLLTCDLWEHAYYIDYRNVRPDYLKAFWALVNWEFAQANYA, from the coding sequence ATGGCTTTTGAATTGCCTGCACTGCCATACGCCCGTGATGCTCTGGTTCCTCATATCTCCGAGGAAACTCTGGACTATCACTATGGCAAGCATCACAACACCTACGTTGTGAAACTCAATGGCCTGGTTGAAGGTACCGAACTGGAAAGCAAGACCCTTGAAGAGATCATCAAGACTTCAGAAGGCGGCATCTTCAATAACGCAGCACAAACCTGGAATCACACCTTCTACTGGAACTGCATGAGCCCTAATGGTGGTGGTCAACCAGCCGGTGAACTGGCTGAAGCCATTAACAAAGCCTTTGGTTCCTTTGATGAGTTTGTTGCCAAATTCACTGATATGGCCGTTAACAACTTTGGCTCTTCCTGGACCTGGCTGGTAAAAAATGCTGATGGTTCTGTTGAAATCGTAAACACCAGTAACGCCGCCACCCCTCTGACCACAGACCAGAAGCCTCTGTTAACCTGTGATCTGTGGGAACATGCCTACTATATTGATTACCGTAATGTTCGCCCTGATTATCTGAAGGCTTTCTGGGCGCTGGTAAACTGGGAGTTTGCTCAGGCTAATTATGCTTGA
- a CDS encoding TnsA endonuclease N-terminal domain-containing protein produces MPSKNIKHSPYSRSEKLFVKWLEKELRGTGSGASYIRGLNINEVPSSGKGNRKRSVPSVTVLGRLIHLMSDLEYKVFRFFDLSKNVFDIREQFPLDREVTLSIAEKLKIGHPSVTDYNTKEKIANWMTTDLLVDYLDNEGNKKQLAVYIKPAKDLKSSRNLQKLIIEYVYWQLKGVRFCIITDNSFSKEVSRNLEFSGSFYDKQKLIDEMIPNLSVIEKHIASEIIATCSRIDLICESIDHKLDIPPGDSLRAFYYMIGTRKIDVELSKVSVGPLTHSSFLQKSFLS; encoded by the coding sequence ATGCCTTCAAAGAATATAAAACACTCCCCTTATTCCAGATCAGAGAAGCTATTTGTAAAATGGCTAGAAAAAGAGCTGCGTGGGACAGGCTCAGGTGCAAGTTACATACGAGGCTTAAACATTAATGAAGTTCCATCATCCGGCAAAGGTAACCGGAAACGCAGTGTTCCAAGTGTTACTGTATTAGGCAGGCTCATCCATTTGATGTCTGACCTTGAATACAAAGTGTTCAGATTTTTTGATCTTTCCAAAAACGTATTTGACATCCGCGAGCAGTTCCCACTTGATAGAGAAGTTACCTTATCCATCGCTGAAAAACTTAAGATAGGCCACCCGTCTGTAACCGACTACAACACCAAGGAAAAGATTGCCAACTGGATGACAACTGACTTATTAGTTGATTATCTTGATAATGAAGGTAATAAAAAACAGTTGGCCGTATATATAAAGCCTGCTAAAGACTTAAAATCATCACGCAACCTTCAAAAACTGATTATTGAATATGTATACTGGCAGCTTAAGGGTGTTAGGTTTTGTATCATAACAGATAACTCATTTTCTAAAGAAGTCTCTAGAAATCTTGAGTTTTCAGGTTCATTTTATGATAAACAAAAACTCATCGACGAAATGATTCCAAATCTCAGCGTAATTGAGAAACACATAGCTTCTGAAATAATCGCCACTTGCAGTAGGATAGATTTAATCTGCGAAAGCATAGACCATAAACTGGACATTCCTCCGGGTGATTCCTTAAGAGCTTTTTACTATATGATTGGAACGAGAAAAATAGATGTAGAACTAAGCAAAGTTTCCGTTGGACCGTTAACTCACTCATCCTTCCTTCAAAAATCATTCCTATCATGA